In Oncorhynchus masou masou isolate Uvic2021 unplaced genomic scaffold, UVic_Omas_1.1 unplaced_scaffold_2076, whole genome shotgun sequence, the following proteins share a genomic window:
- the LOC135539119 gene encoding neurexin-2-like, which translates to MISRQGRCEVRAMWPMLLTGLLLTVMATTLEYEGVPGQWARYGHWEAKATGQLSFALKTNISKALVLYLDDGGNCDFLELLIADGRLHLRFTIHCAEPASLHTETHVNDQRWHRVLLTRNYRETSLVVDNEDKVAEVKSKRSEMVVASDLYVGGISPDVRLSALTSSTVKYEPPFQGLITNLKLGESLPVLLDGQGVQNDLEYLCIKQNPCSNRGLCSIHQGEVLCDCTDTGYKGKYCHEGEPNTK; encoded by the coding sequence ATGATAAGCAGACAGGGGAGGTGTGAAGTTCGGGCCATGTGGCCCATGCTATTGACTGGGCTGCTGTTGACAGTCATGGCCACGACCTTGGAGTACGAGGGAGTCCCTGGTCAGTGGGCACGGTACGGCCACTGGGAAGCCAAGGCCACAGGCCAGCTGAGCTTCGCTCTGAAGACCAACATCAGCAAGGCCCTGGTGCTCTACCTGGACGACGGAGGGAACTGTGACTTCCTGGAGCTTCTGATCGCAGACGGCCGGCTGCATCTTCGCTTCACCATCCATTGTGCAGAGCCGGCCTCCCTGCACACGGAGACTCATGTCAACGACCAGCGCTGGCACCGCGTGCTGCTCACCCGTAACtacagagagaccagcctggtggtAGACAACGAGGACAAGGTGGCCGAAGTCAAGTCCAAGAGGAGTGAGATGGTGGTGGCCAGCGACCTTTACGTAGGCGGCATTTCTCCAGATGTTCGCCTATCTGCCCTCACGTCCAGCACCGTCAAATACGAGCCACCCTTCCAGGGCCTGATCACCAACCTAAAGCTGGGGGAGTCCCTCCCCGTGCTCCTGGATGGCCAGGGTGTTCAGAATGATTTGGAATACCTGTGCATTAAACAGAACCCCTGCAGCAACAGAGGCCTCTGCTCCATCCACCAGGGAGAGGTCCTCTGTGACTGCACCGACACTGGATACAAGGGAAAGTACTGCCATGAAGGTGAGCCAAATACAAAATGA